AGAGACCCAACACCCTGTGCAAAAGGTCCTGGCATGaacactggggtgggggaagaccaCAGGCCGCCCCTGACCATTGCTTGAGGAGCACAGGCCCTGCGCCCCAGCCCTGCAAGATTTGGGCTCCCCGTGCTCAGATGGGCCCCACTGTGGGACTTAAGTGAGTGTCGGCAGCCTCCTGgtcgggggcgggcagggggatCTTTGGGGCCCAGCAGCTGTCTCTGGCCCTCTGGGTCAGGCTTCCCTGAGCACGGCTAGCACTGTGGGCCAGCAAAAGCAGGCTCCTGCCCACACACAACCTGTGGAGCTGGAGTCCCAGGAGGGCTGCGGCGCCCCACAGTCCTTTCTGCCTGAGGTCCAGCCCTCCGCAGGGGCCACAGGCCTTGCAACCAGCCGCGGGGATTTGGGGGCCCTGCAGCACTCCTAGGGAGAAGGGTGAGGACAGCTCACCGTGCAGCCGGGGTCGGCTAGTCTCCAAACACACAGATGCTGCCCTGACAAGTAACATCTCTTGTCAAGGCTCGGTCCCCAGGTCTGTGGGGTGATGGGCCCAGGCATCAAGGGAACTCTTGAGGCTGGGTGGCCCCCTGGACTCAGCTGGGGTCAGGCCGAGGGTCCTGGGGTAGCTCTGCCCAGGAGCTCTGGGGACGTTTCCAGCAACCAGCGGTGCGAGGGTTGGCGGCCTGACGGCACTCACTGCTGGCGGGCGAGTCCGGTGTGCTGCGGCCCCCCAGAGCTCCCTGGGCTTTTGTGGCACGGGCTGAGGCTGAAGCTGTGCATCCAagccccagctgccctgggcccggggcagggctgcctgagtgggccaggccagggcagggcacggCGGGGTCTGAGAGCCTAGGCACGCCAGGCTCCCGCTGTCAGCTGTCCAGGTAGACGAAGAGGATGTCCTCGTCCGTGCCATAGCTGGTCCTGGCCTCCTCGAAGTTACTGATGCTGGTGCTGCACATCCCTGCAGGGCAGTGGGAGAGCGCTGCCTCACCAGTACCCAGGGAAGACACGTCCTGCCCGCCTTGCCACCCCTCGCCACACAAGCCTTCTGCCCCCAGAAGCCCTGCTCGCCTGCTGTGGCCTCCGTCAGCTTGGTCCTGGCCCGCCCCAGTCAGCGGATGAAGCAagtggggcccagggaagggagaaaacatGCTCGAGGCCATGTGGGGCAGGTCTGCGTGAGTCAGGGCAGCCCttccctgtgcccagggcagtggggagccctGTGTGGGCCCCAGAAGGGGTTGGGGCTGGGCAGGCTTTCTGATGGGCATGCTGACCATCCTGTGAGCAGGTCTATGGGTGCCACACAgtcggggaagggaaggaagctgtaGTCTAACAGCATGAGACAGTGGGTGGGGTCCTAGATGGTGGTGAGTGGCTGGCAGTGTGGGACAGATGGCCAGGCCTGCTAATGACCTGGGTGTGGACGCCAGCACGGCCTGAGAGTGGTGGCTGGCTTGCTGCCTGGCCAGAGGGATGGCACAGGTGACAGGGGTCCAGGGGGAGCAGGGTCTTTGGGGAGAAGGCAGTGAGGGAGGCCCTGGCCCTACCAGGGTGagtgggaaggagctggggggTCCGGGGGTCCCTGCACTCCGCTTCCACCCCCCACACTCACGGTCGGCATACGCTGGGTTGTTGTAGAAGATGGAGCCAGTGGCCCGGTTGTAGCCACGCAGCACGATGAAGTGGCCCTGGTAGTCGGGGGTGCGGCAGAAGCAGCGGTGGCCTCGGGGGGCAAAGCAGCAGTACTtggtggggctggagcagaggtCACAGTGCAGCACCCCCGAGTTCACCAACACGATGGCCACGTGGCCCTGTGCCAGGTGCGCCTGGATGTCCTGCACGCTCACTGtgctgtgggtgggaggggggtcagccaggccccccaggcccagcccccatcTCCCATCCCTGCCGGGCCCGTTCCGCCCTGTGCCATACAGCTTGGGGACATggctgctcttccctctgccccggGCTCCTTGCAAGTGGGAATGTCCTGCTTTGTTGCTGCGGCCCAGGCTCAGTCCAAGGCCAAGCACAGaaccaatgtgtgtgtgtgttggggggggggggggcgggggctctgaGTGCGATCAGGAACAAGCTGGCCCCATCAGGCCAGGGTGGCAGGAGGTCAGGCCCAGACAAGCCCCCACCGGGGCTGGTGAAGCAGCACGTGGGACCCCACCTCCTAGACGGTAAGTGAATGATTTTAGTCAAGTGCCTCCATTGGTCCTTTACCCTGAATCATGTGTGGTTTACACTAGAAATGGTTGGTCCTATTTAATTCCCCAAATCTGGCCAGGCATGGCTTTGCCAGTGTCAAAGTCAAGGGCTTCCCTGCAAgggccatttttctctttttccttaagGCTCCTCGGTGGCAGAAGTGGGTGCCCAGGAAGGGCTGGTCAGCAGCACTGCCAGGGGACCCCCAGGCCAGCAGAGCCAGCTGCCTCGTGGGGTGCCCCCCACAAGGCAGAACCCAGAAGGGGAGAAGAGGCCGGGGTGGGTCCCCTAGGCTGGGGGCTCCACCTTCCGCACTGGCCCTCCTTCCTTTGCACTCTCCGGGGGAGCAGCGGCCTGGCCCAGCTCCAGCCCATGGCCAAGTCACGTGGCAGTTGGGTTTGTTGTCTCAGTCCCGAGAGCTTGTCATTTTCCCATTTGGTCTTTGAAACAAAATACCTGGCTGAATTCCCAGCGGTAGGAACAGGAGTGGGATCTTAGCTACGAGAAaaagcaggggctgggctggaaggaGAGGCAGCGGGCTGCGTGAGACAACAGCGTGGACGTGGCGGGTTTGGATCAAGTCCTGGCCgagttgctgggggtggggtggaggggggtccTGTGGGCGGTTCACACTGTTTTTCCCACCCTCGGTTTCCTCCCTGAGTGCAGACAGCACTGACTTCCCACTCAACAAGACAGTAGCTGCCAAGTGCTGCTAAGTAAGCGTTTGCTGCCTTTCCTTCCAACATGGGCTCCTGCGGTCTAAGGATGCATGGAGACTTCCCCGTTTCCAAATCGCCCACAGTGTGGCTACATTAGGttaacaatgaaaacagaaatccGGAAAGAGCAGGGAGAGCTGAGAAGCGTGGTCGAGGAGAGTCCGGCGGGGACGGGAGCCATCAGGCCTGAGCACGGTGCCCACAGCGAGCCTAGGGAAGAGTCGCTCACAGCTGGGCAAGTCACCCCCAGGGTCTGCCTAACTCCGGCCCCTCCGGACTGATGAGAAGGGAAGAGCCATGTCAGGTCACAGAGACCGTGGGGCGATCTGGGAGCCAGGCCCCCCTAGACAGCCAGGCGGTCCCCGTCACCCTCCGTGATCATGCCGTCACGTTCCCAGGCCGTCCCCCCTTCATCTGGGATACTGTGTTCTGTCCCATGCCACCCAGAACTGGCTGGAGTCGGTCCTGCTCACCTGTAcctccagcccctgctcaggATCCACCTGTAGCCCCATAGGTCCCCTTGTTATGGACGAAAAACCCAAGGCTCAGGGGGATGGCATTGCCCACTGCTGCCTGGGCAGGGAACCCCACCTCTGCCTGACTCCCAAGGCCCTGGCCTTTCTCACCCTCCATCCTGAGGCTGCCCCCACTGAAAGTCGATGGGTGAGCAAGTGCCCAAGGAAGGGTGGCAGGGGGCTCACCATTTTTCCACCAGCACCTTGCAGGCCTTGGCTTGTGCAAACAGCTGGTTCACCCGAGTCTCCTCTGTGTCAAAGTGCTTCCTGTAGAAGGACTGAAGAGAAAAGGGCAGGCTGCCATCCCCTGTTTGGAAGAAACCCCgtgtgggggcagaggtggcaggaCGTGGAGGAGCCCGGCCCGCTGGGGGAGACGGCACAGGCAGCACATGGGCAAAAAGCTTTCTGTCCCAAGCCAACAGGGTGGCTGGCCGCAGTGCGCAGGGCCCTGTGCAGGCAGGAAGAGGATGCTCAGGAGATGTGTGGGCAGCCGGGCTCGGACTGGTTCCCCAGGGAAGGCTGGTCAGCCCCGGGCTTGTGCTCCTCGTGGGTGTGAGCAAAAACGACCGCTCAGCCACCACTCGGCATAGCCATGTGAGGTCCGAGGAGCACACTGTGTTTGGTACAGAGGTATCAAGGGGGCCAGAGCCCCCATGGGGCCGTCACAAGTGACCCTGCCCTTGGGCGTGGCCTTGCAGCCACGGCGAGAAACCAGATGCAAGGGCCTTCTTTCTGGCTGGGGAGGTTCAGGGGACCGTCAGGCTGACTGGCCACCACACAACAACCCTCTTGCCCAAATGGCCAGGAGCGACTCTGCTCTGTGAAGTTTAGAGCTTGGGCTGAGGGCTGCCTCAGGGGCAGGCCACAGCGGCTCCAgctgtgcagggaggggagggaaacgCACTGGTTATCCACCAGCCGATGTcggcattcttttttaaaaggaaaaaaaagaggtattGGGGTTTTATTCCAGAATACCAACGACCCAGCCTGCAGCTGGCTATTCCCGCAAGGAGGGAGAAAACGGGCAAAGGGTGGCTGGATGAGGTCGAGTGCTGTGCTCCACGGCCCTGCCCCCGCCGGGTGCGGAGGGATGCAGGGAAGGGCGTGGGAGGCGGCCTGAGATGCTCCTCTGCACGCCTGCATGTGCCGCCGCGGGCACCTGGCGGGGGCtctggggcgggggtgctgggAGGAACCAGCTCGCTGCTCAGGTCCTTTGGGTGGGTGTGATGGGAAGGTCACCCGGACTGACTGGCTCCTGCCCACAGCCCGTCTGCTGCTGCCCCCGGTCTCTGCCCACCTGTGTGCCCACTCAAGTGTGCAGGCCTTGACCACACCCTCTTCCAGCTACTGAACCCGGCGAAGGCCCGGTGGCCAGCCACCCACCTGGTTTTTGTAGCCCTTGTCCACACCCAAGGTCTGGGTGCAGAAGCGGTGCCTCACACCAAAGTGGCGCATCAGGTAGGCCAGGTCGATGGTCCAGATGCTCCTGGTTAGCCGCAGCTCCTGCAGGGCACTTTCAAACTCCCCGTCGTCCAGCTGGCCCAGGTACCTGGGGGCGGACAGGCCACTGAGGGCTGCTCGCCCCCGCAGGGAAGCTGGTTTGGGTCACACTCCACCTGCAGGCCCATGAGCCACTGGCAGAGCCCCCATTCCACAGAAGGTTCTGTCCTTTGTCATGAAACCTTCCGTCCTGCCCACACACTGCCCGGGCACAACCTGAAGCTGCCTGGGTGCCGTGCTGTCGTCCCTGCAGTCAAGGGCCCAGATTCCGCCTCTCACATCTCTTGTGGgcgtgtgactttgggcaagtcaccacCCTCTCTGGCCTCACCAGCTTCATCTCTAAGATGAGGTACTTGTACCACATCAGTGGTTTTCTAAGTTTTAGGTAGAGAATTCTTTTGTTGAACCCTGTCTTGCCCGGAATTCCAGGATGTACAGTGGGTAAGGGGGAAGCTGCTCCCAGGTTCCAGGCAGGCAGCCACCTGAAAACTCCTCCCATAAGGTGATGGCCACGGTCCTCCAGGCCCTGAGGGTCAAAGTTCTGGTGATGTTCGTGCAGCCTCAACTAAGTGGCTGGTTCCCCAGTGACCCGGTCTCCCAGGAGCCTGAGGCCCAGCCATGGGGTCACtctgtgggccaggcctgggtACCAAGGACTTCCCTGGCCATCCCCAGGGTCCCAGGCATTCCCAGAGGGGGCCCCTGGAAGGCCTGGTCCTACCCCCTTTGCTTTTGCAGATGGCAGTGAGCCTCGATGGAAGCTGGGCCTCCCACAGGCCCCGACCAGGGACGACCACGTGGGTGATGAATCCCACCCAggtctctccctgtgtctccccaCAGCCAGAGCACATGGTGTGGATGGCGAGGACCTCGACCCACCCACTCACCGCAGCACCATCCTGGAGCAGGCCAGGCCGCAGTCCCAGTGGTAGAGCTGCTGGATGACGGGCACGGGCAGCTGCACGAAGTCCCCTGCGTGGAAACACGGGGCGGTCACAGATCCTTGGTGCAGTGCCTGCCACTGCGGCCCCCACCGGAACCCCTGGCATTGGCCCCCGCCCAGATCTGCAGGGGCCTTTCCTATTGCCAGGAAAGGCTCCATTCTCCTTCCAACAGCGGtgacctccccaggccccagtcAGAGCAGGTCAGCTGCACACAGAGCCCTCCTCCAGTGGTTGGTCCGCACGCTTCTTAGGACAGTGCCGCCATGGCTGccccccagcagcctctgccGCCTCACCTCCACCTGTCCTCGCCAGACTACCCTGCAGGCAGGGCTTCCCTGTCATGCGGCTCCCTCCGCCTGGACTCTCCTGGCCTCCCCGGTGCCCGAGCTACCTCCTCTTGCTTCTTCATGATGCTACATCTgtccacccagccccgcccctgccccatgTGCGCTCATCGCCCCACAGGCCTCTCTCGCTCAGGGCCCTCTTTTTCGGTGGGAGCTCGGAGGAGGAAGCGACAAGGCCAGCACATGAAAGGCGCAGAGCAGGTATTCGTGGCTGGATTCACGAGGTCCCGGAGGTTTGTCTGACTTCGAAGCCCCCAAGGACACCAAGGTATGAAGACCATGGTTAAGAGCAGGGGACGGCGATGTACGCTGTGTATGTGGATGCTACCCTGGGCGGCCTCTCAGCATGTCCTTGCCAAGCGGTGcggtggggcagagagggcctGACCTAGGTGTCCCCGCCCGGGCTCAGCCACTGGCTGGCTGTGGACTGAGAAACTGACTTCCTCTTGCTGGGCTGGGTCTGGCCATCTCTAAAGTGGGAGACTTTGGTCTGATCCAgtcattcagtcaacaaatatttcccAAGCACCTAGCAAGTGCCCGGCATGTGTACTGCAGATACGGCGGCTGGTGCCAGGCCCCGTGCTGGTGGACAGTACAGGAGAGCACGTGAAAGAGAAGAGCACAGGGTGAGgccaggggagtggtgggggcacGACCCTGAGAGCACAGCGTCAACAAGCACAGGGCATCTCGGGGACAGCCTGTGTGGAAGCTCTGAGGCGGGGGTGAGCTGGCACCAGCCCACAGAACTCTCGCATTCTGGCGTTCTATCAGTCTGGGCCAAGTTCAGAGTCTAACAAGCCAGGAGGGACCTCCCTCCAGCCGTCACCACCGCTCTCGGCTCATTGGTGACACCCATTCCACACACGAAAACCCAACCCGCCTTATATCCTCATCTCAAGGGTCTCTCTGGGGCCTAAGAGCAGCCTGTGCAGAGCTGCCCCAGTGACCTGCCTGCCGTGCCAGCCCTGGCTCCTGTGGCAAGCACCAATCAGGAAGGCCACTCACTAGCCCCGGGGTCTGTCCTGCCGTCTGACCTGCCGGCCTCGTCTGGGCAGTTCCTTGCCTGGAGTGGGTTTGAAGCTCCTACTCTGCGTCTCAATCCTCCCCAGCACAGGCGCCACCCCTTCCGGGGCCTTCCCTGAGCGTAGACAGGCCgcattctctcctttctctggaATCCCACCAGACCTGAATTCACGCTCTGCCTCACACAGGGGAGACTATTGCACGGAGTTTGTCTGCGTCTTTCTGTGCTGTTGCACATTCCCAGGTGGCAGGGTCATGTGACTGCTCCTTTGCTGCATTGCACTGGCCTTTCTCGCCCAACTCCCCTTCTCCAAGGGCATGCAGCAGCATGGAAGGCAGGGTGGCATGGGCAAGTGCAGGCCACCTTCAGGCTGAGTGACCTCAAGGTGCTGGACCTATCTGtgcctgcttccttctctgtgaaatgcACCATCACAGAGGCCAGCTTGCAAAGTGTCATGAGCACTCAAGGCAGGAATGTATGTACAGCCACTTTTGGGTGCTGGTGCGAACCCTGCCCTTCATCCAGCTTGGTGGGACCTGGCACACTGAGCCCAGGGCGGGCTGAGGCTttgttctctccttcccccaaccccaggtaCCTTTGGCCCTTCATTCAAGGCCTTTGCACATTCTCTTCTTCCTACCACGATGGATTCAGTCCTGAGGGCCTCGTCCTGTCTGACTCCCACCTGTCCTCTGCCCTAAATTCCACTCCCAGATCCTCTCCCGTCTCTGTACACAGAAGCCAGGGGGATCTCATCCATAGCTTCCCATTACTCTTGAATAAAGTTCTCACCCCTTACCATGGTCTgtagggccctgcccagcctgagCCCCACCAGCTTCACTTGGCCCTTACCCCTCACTCACCCTGTTCTTGTTACCCTGGAAACCCAGCAAGCTTCATGccgccccaggacctttgcacatgtagctccctctgcctgaaacgCTTCCCCTTGCTGTTCTTAAGGCTGCCCCTTACTGTCATTCAGATCCCAGCTCAATGTCCCTTCCTCAGACTATGCCTTTGGGGGAAGACAGCACTCCTTTGCCGCTTCCTGTTTGTTTCTCTTCACAGTACTTAgcaaaagtaatataataatagtaataataataataataataataataaagctattCTGTCtccccactagactgtaagcttcCTGAAGGCAGAGAATTTGCTGACCTGTTCATTGTTACTCCCAGTGCCTAGTGTCTGGTGCTTAGCAgcaactcaataaacatttgttggaaAAAAGGAGCacattaagcacctactgtgtgctaggctcACAGTGACTAagacccaggccctgccctcccatTATTCATATTCTGAAATCATTCCCCCCAGGTGGACTGAGTGGAAGGAGGGCTCTGTACAGGGTGTTGTCCCCTCACGGTGGCATGCCTCCCTTGCCAAAAACTCACTGGGGCCATaaactgtcttttgtttttctttacacgGGCTGCTTACTCCCCAGACTTTGCTCTTGGATATCCCTTAGTCTGGAATGCCGTCTCCCTTCTCTGAATATCCAAATGCTCtggcccccctccctctctgagcccttcaATATGCAGTATTTGAGGTGGTCTGCCTTCCCCACTAGACGGGGGAGAATCCCTCACTGGCAGTTGGGGACAAGGTGGCATTTACCCCCTCCTAGCCCTCAGCCCAGAGCAGGCCCTCAGACATGCTTGATGAGTGAAAGGTGGTTTTCTCCAAAGGCCTTATCCCTTGAGATGCCCTGGGCCTACCTGTCACTGCAatgcccagcacccccaccctcaggCTTCCAGACACAGCCCTCTGTGCATGGACCCCCCTCACTCTGTGGGCTGGACTCTGGTATCAACTGGCCGGGCCATCTTCGGCTGGGCTTTGAGTCTGTCTGTGCTTTCCCCTATGCCCAGCTGTAAATGTGGCACAGGACAACTGCTTTGAACTCTGCTGTCCTTTCTCTTCTTGCCCTGATCCTTGGAGTCCCTTAATCCCAAGGCCCCAGAGTGACACACATCCCCAGTCTTGGCACCAGCAGGTCAGCCCCTAGGGACCAAGATACTCCTGCAGGGGATGATAAGGGTAGGCGAGGCCTTCCGAGCCCAAAGCCACTGCTAGTTGTTGATGCCTGCAGCAGAGGGGCTGTCCCACCTGAGAGCTAGGGTCTGTCTAGGAGGCCTTGGCTGGCTTCAGGTGGCAGCTGTCACCAAGGAAGGAAGGCAGCTCCCTGGCCCTGAATACTTAATGTCTCTCAGCCTCAGTCAGCTCGTCTgcaaaagtgaaaataacaatGGTAACCTTCATCACCAGGTTGTTAGGAGGATTCATGAGTCACTGCATGTACACAACGTAGCACACTGCCTGCTCAGAGAGGGCTCCCTGTGAAGGTGAGCCATTACCCCACTGAAGTTCAGGAAAAGCACGTTCCTGGTCCAAGATCACAGAGTTGGGGGAGTCGGATGCAACCTCCAGGATAGCATCAGGCCCAACTCCTTGCTGCAGACACTAAGGTCACACTGATGCCTTAGTGGCTGGGTCCCACATGCTCTTGACCTCTCCACTTCAGAATTTTCTAGTACTAGCACTTTCTCATCAACCCTGTGCCTTAAAGAGAGAAGTCACtacttctccccttcccttcttagAATCATGACACTGAATGTTGGTCTTGGTTTCTGCACCAAAGGAACGCAGAAGCGGCAGAAGGAACCAGAGGGTGAAGAACTGTACAAGATGAAACAGTCTGGGAGGCCAGAGGAAGTGCCCTGCCACTACTCTGTGCTCTCGGCAGTTCCTTGTGCTTCTAGGCCTCAGTTCCCCCAGGGGTCAGCATTTCCCAAGCAGGACTTTTCGCTTTTAGAGGAGGTGGCGCCCCTGCCTCACAACCCAGGACCCTCCTACCATGACCTCTATTAGAGCTGACTGAGATCCCAGCCCTGGGAGTGTCAGGAACACCCAACACACCAAGGCTGGGAGTTGGGAGGCCAAGGCGCTTGTGTTTCACCTGGCCAGGTTTCGCTGGAAACTCTATAGCTCCTCCGGAGGCGGCGGTCGGCCCAAGGTCGCGCGGCCAGACCCTGCCCCGCGCTAGGGCGGGATCCCCCACGTTCCCCAGGATGAGGGCTGGGCCCTCAGGGTGGCACTAACCGGGCTCGAGCGGCGGCCCCGCTGCCTCCGCCTCCGTCCTCATGACCCGGGCGGCGCGGGGCGCCCATGGCCCCAGCCTGGCACCGGCTGCAGCTTCGGCTTCGACAGGGGCGGGAACGGGGCCGGTAAGTGTCGAGCTCCTCCGCCGCCACCTCTACCGCCACCTCGGTGGGGAGTACGGGAGACCGCTGCTGGACCGCCCCAAGCCCCGCCCCGGCCCTTCCAGGCCTCCTATCCCGGGACCCCGCCCCTTCCctaggccccgccccttccctgggcctccaaATAGCCCCCTCTTTTTGCCTTCTCCAGACTCCTATTCCTATAGGGCCCAGGCTCCAGGTCTAGGTCCTCCCGGGCAACTCGCAGTCTCGGCTTCTGGTGACCCCACCCCTGTCCCAATCCTCGCGCTGACTCGTGGGTTCTTTGCCTCCTTTCCCCGGAAGCCCCGCCCCTCTCTCTGAGTCCCGCCCCGAAGCTCTGGGATTTCGCGACCATTGGCTTTCCCAGAGGCTCTATCCCTTCGCTACTCAGCTATGGTTCGGCCCCGCCTCCTTGTCAGCCTGAAGTCCAAGCTCTTCCCCGGTCTCAGGCACCCCAGGACTCCGGAAGATTTAAACCTACTCCGAATCCCTTCAGGGACGACCCCCTTCCCCAACTCTATACCTTACTTTCCCTATCCGTACAGTGAAATGCCTCACCTTGCTCAGAGCGCCCCTTACCTGGCGGTGCCGGGTTCCAAAGGTGGGGTCCTAGCCTTCGGCCTCGCAGCCTGCTACCCCCGATCCGAGAGCTCAGGCCTCAGATCCCTGCCTTATGGTCCAGCCCGTCCCTGCTGTGGGGTGCTTGGAAACACGATCCCCCCCTCTCCGCTTGCCGGCCTGAGGGTCCGTATTTCCGGCGGCACCCGGGTCCCGTTATCAGTCCTCTCTTCCGGGGCCGGAACGATCGCACCAAAGCCCACGTTTCCCACCCGGCGGGGTGATGAGTAAGCGGAGGTGAGACCGCGCTCACCACCAAGAAAAGGAAGGGGACGGGCTCTGCGCGCGGCATTTTGGGAACGCGTGGTACTCTGGGAGAAGGGTACCGCCATTCGCTTGTCTCACGCCCTCGCAGTAACTTGAGTTGCTGCCACTGCCGCCGCACcgggaaggaagaggaggccgGAGCCGGtgagaggcccagggcagggaagggTAGGCCGAGGCATTCGTAAAGGACCTGGGGCTGAAGAAGGACGCACTGCTGTGTAGCTCTGCAGGGCTCGGGGAGGGAGAAGAGCGGGAAACCCGGGCCACCCAAACCTCAGAGTCGCCTGACTAGCGCCTGGAAGTGAGTTCATTAGCTTTACCCCGAAGTACACGCTCTTCCCTTTCTATGCGTCTCCGGGCCAGTGCTTTTGGCAGTACGCAGGCCACTGAAGTCCTTTCTGGCTGGCTGCCTCCATCCCCTGAATGCTACCTGGGGAATCCCTGTAAAACTTCCTTGCATCTTTGCCTCTATCCCCCTTTCAGGGATTAGCGTCCTCGTGCTTTCCACACTATTCCAGAAGTTTTATCAAGTTCTCCTGCTTCTAAACTGTTACATCCGTTTTCTAAGTGCTGTTGCGTTTCATTGGATCATTCCTTACTTATAGTCTTGCAGTGGTTCTCCATAGTCTTCAGCAGAAAACTCGGATGTCTAAGACTTCTCATCAAGGAAGCCTGTCTTTCTCAACCTCatgtttcctttcctcccttgaACACACACGATGGGTTCCAACCTTCAGTCTCTGCTCATTTcggaatacaaaaaaaaatccacctatttttttattcatcGTAGGGCACTTGCcctgtgattttgtttttcctcccaaGATAAGCATTTCCCACTTAGGGCACATTGTCACTTTGTGAACACTcggatattttctttttagccTTGATGGTGAAGTGGAGGGTCAAAGGGCATTGAAGAAGTTGAAATAAATGCACAACCTCTTCTGGATTTGCCTGGATCCATTGTTTATATCAGCAATAGTCAATACTCTATGTATGTCCAATATAGCCACATGTGGCAGTTGAGCACTTGAAATTCCGTGTTTAGTGTCACTGAGggactgaattttttaattttgtttcacttttaataGTTATGTATGGACAGTGGCTGCTGTGTTGGACAGCCAGGTCTACATGGTATTGTCAACCCACAGTTGTCTCTccagaagagagagacagaggtacATGTATTACGATTCTCACTCCCCCTGACACACAAAATGGGTTATTTGATGAAGATAAAAGGACATATGGTACCAGAGAGGGAGATGGCATGTCAGGCCTTGAGGGAGGCATGGTGTCCGCCACATGCCTCCTCAGGCTCTGAAAGATGAACTGACCATTGTCTTTCTTACTGTAGAACTGTCTTCCTGCCAAGATGTCTATTGGTGTGCCGATTAAAGTCCTGCACGAAGCCGAAGGTCACATCGTGACGTGTGAGATGAACACCGGCGAGGTGTACCGCGGGAAGCTCATCGAGGCGGAAGACAACATGAACTGCCAGGTAGGTACCCTGCTCTGCACCTAATGTTGTGAGGGAACCTTGTGCCCCTGCCTTGGAGAACAGAAAGTGGTGATTAGAGGTCTTTCCGAGGTTGTTCTCACTGAACAGTTATTTAGGGAGCGCCTGATGCGTGCTGGGGACTGTTACAGGTACAGGGATGTGAGCATGAGTAAGAGCCATTCggaatgttggaatatttaactTGTCCTTAGTTTTCTTAATTCCATAACCATTTCCACCCATATTTGGAGGACCTGTTTAAGAGAAGTGGTACTACTTCCTTCGTTAGAATCCTTCAAGTTTGGGCCATTATCCATTTGTCTCCATGAGTTTGCATAATACTTTGTAGTTAGTAGAATCTTCTGTTCACTTactgtgtttatttgccatttttcttgggggcaggggctgagtcTCATTTGATTATAGGAACTGCCTTTTTAGGTGAGTGGGTTCAGTGCAAGTTTTATTATCCGTAAAATAGGAAGAATAAGATTAAAGGACTCATCTACTGAATGTCACCTGCTAATAAATGTTGGAGCAGCTTCCTGATGATGGTGTCCTTCCCTTGGCACTATTTCGCCTTTTGCTAAAATCACATGGATTTGTACGGCATTAAAAAGTATTGGCATACTTTTTCCTTGGCCTTTAACCATCAGTTAAAAGCTGAGATTTTGTGATCAGACGTTGGTTTGATTCTTAAATGACCTCAGGTATGTTCATCatctcagtctcttcatctgtgaaatgggatggtGCTGTTTC
The genomic region above belongs to Phyllostomus discolor isolate MPI-MPIP mPhyDis1 chromosome 13, mPhyDis1.pri.v3, whole genome shotgun sequence and contains:
- the GUCD1 gene encoding protein GUCD1 isoform X1, with protein sequence MRTEAEAAGPPLEPGDFVQLPVPVIQQLYHWDCGLACSRMVLRYLGQLDDGEFESALQELRLTRSIWTIDLAYLMRHFGVRHRFCTQTLGVDKGYKNQSFYRKHFDTEETRVNQLFAQAKACKVLVEKCTVSVQDIQAHLAQGHVAIVLVNSGVLHCDLCSSPTKYCCFAPRGHRCFCRTPDYQGHFIVLRGYNRATGSIFYNNPAYADHPAPPGPLSPVPSLWPGSKPATTLRPCWRPHPGMCSTSISNFEEARTSYGTDEDILFVYLDS
- the GUCD1 gene encoding protein GUCD1 isoform X4, producing the protein MVLRYLGQLDDGEFESALQELRLTRSIWTIDLAYLMRHFGVRHRFCTQTLGVDKGYKNQSFYRKHFDTEETRVNQLFAQAKACKVLVEKCTVSVQDIQAHLAQGHVAIVLVNSGVLHCDLCSSPTKYCCFAPRGHRCFCRTPDYQGHFIVLRGYNRATGSIFYNNPAYADHPAPPGPLSPVPSLWPGSKPATTLRPCWRPHPGMCSTSISNFEEARTSYGTDEDILFVYLDS
- the GUCD1 gene encoding protein GUCD1 isoform X3, yielding MRTEAEAAGPPLEPGDFVQLPVPVIQQLYHWDCGLACSRMVLRYLGQLDDGEFESALQELRLTRSIWTIDLAYLMRHFGVRHRFCTQTLGVDKGYKNQSFYRKHFDTEETRVNQLFAQAKACKVLVEKCTVSVQDIQAHLAQGHVAIVLVNSGVLHCDLCSSPTKYCCFAPRGHRCFCRTPDYQGHFIVLRGYNRATGSIFYNNPAYADRMCSTSISNFEEARTSYGTDEDILFVYLDS
- the GUCD1 gene encoding protein GUCD1 isoform X2, translated to MGAPRRPGHEDGGGGSGAAARARYLGQLDDGEFESALQELRLTRSIWTIDLAYLMRHFGVRHRFCTQTLGVDKGYKNQSFYRKHFDTEETRVNQLFAQAKACKVLVEKCTVSVQDIQAHLAQGHVAIVLVNSGVLHCDLCSSPTKYCCFAPRGHRCFCRTPDYQGHFIVLRGYNRATGSIFYNNPAYADHPAPPGPLSPVPSLWPGSKPATTLRPCWRPHPGMCSTSISNFEEARTSYGTDEDILFVYLDS